The genomic DNA CCGTGTACTACTACTTCGCCAGCAAGCGGGAGCTGTTCGAGGAGACTCTGCGCTACTCGGTCAAGCTCGCCTTCGATCGGCAGGTGGCCTCCCTGCACCTGATCACGGGCCCGCGTGAACGGCTCGAACACCTCATCGGGCTCCAGCTGCCCACCGGGAGCGCCGGCTCGCACGAGTTCTCGATCTGGCTGCAGAGCTGGTCCGAGGTCGCCGTCGGGGCCGGCTCCCAACAGAACCAGGCCGACGCCTATCAGCGCTGGTACCGCACCGTCTTCGACGTGCTGCGCGAAGGGCAGCAGGCGGGGGTGTTCGTCGCCGACCCGCTCGAGGACCTCACCACGCAGCTGACCAGTCTGTTGGACGGCCTCGGCATCAAGGTGCTCGTCGGCACCCTCGGCGTCGAGCAGATGCGCACCCAGCTCCACCGCTTCATCGGCCGTGTCGTCCTCACCGAGAGCGAGACACCGCTCTGCCCCGCCCCCGGAACGAACGCTTCCTCCGAGACTTCGGAGACTTCTGAGTCCTCCGAGACTTCCGAGACTTCCGAGACTTCCGAGACATCCGAGACTTCCGAGACTTCCGAGACCACCCAGACCCCAGAGACCGCCCCGACCCCCGAGACAGACTCCACCCCGCACGAAAGGGACCACCCATGAGCCGCAAGGTCATCCTCACCTGTGCTCTCACCGGAGCCGGTGACACCACCGGCAAGAGCGAGCACGTGCCCGTCACCCCCGAGCAGATCGCTGCCGACGCGATCGCGGCCGCCCGCGCGGGCGCCTCCGTCGTCCACGTCCACGTGCGCGACGTGGCGACCGGGCAGGGTTCCCGCGACGTGGAGCTCTACCGCGAGGTCGTGCGCCTGGTCGGCGCCAGCGACGTCGATCCGGTCATCAACCTCACCGCAGGCATGGGCGGCGACCTGGTGATCGACCCCAGCGACCCCACCGCGCAGCTGCCGGGCACCGACCTGGTCAGCGGCCTGGAGCGCCTGCCCCACGTCGAGCAGCTGCTCCCGGAGATCTGCACCATCGACTGCGGCTCGCTGAACTTCGGCGAGGGCAGCCAGATCTACGTCAGCACCCCGGACATGCTCCGCGAGGGCGCCGCTCGCATCAAGGAACTCGGCGTGAAGCCGGAGATGGAGATCTTCGATACCGGCCAGCTGTGGTTCGCGAACGTCATGGTCGCCGAGGGCCTGATCGCCCCGCCGCCGCTGTACCAGCTGTGCATGGGCATCCCCTACGGCGCCCCGGCGAGCCCCGGACTGCTGAACGCGATGGTCCACCTGCTGCCCGAGGGCGCGCAGTGGACGTCCTTCGCGATCGGCCGTGACCAGCTGCGCTGGGTGGCGCAGTCGGTGCTGCTGGGCGGTCACGTCCGCGTGGGCCTGGAGGACAACCTGTACCTGCGCAAGGGCGTCAAGGCCACCAACGCGCAACTGGTCGAGGAGGCCGGGAAGATCATCGATTCCCTGGGCGATGCCGTGGCCACGCCCGACGAGGCCCGCGACATCCTCCAGCTCGACCGGAAGGCAGGTGCCGCATGACGGATGACGCCTCCACCCCCACTACTCCCGCGACGCCTGCCCCGGAGTCGATCACCACGATCGCCTGCGTCGGCATCGGCACCATCGGCGGCGGCTGGGCCGCCTACTTCCTGGCCCGCGGCTACCGCGTGCAGGCCTGGGACCCCTCGCCCGAGGCCGGTAACCGCGTGCGCCGATTGATCGACGCCGCCTGGCCCGCGCTCACCCAGCTCGGCCTGTCCGAGAACGCCGACCCCGAGAACATCAGCGTCCACACCGACCTCGCCGAGGCCCTCGACGGTGCCCAGTTCGTCCAGGAGAGCGCCCCCGAGGTGCTCGAGATGAAGCAGCAGCTGCTGGCGGACATCGATGCGCACGCAGCCGACGGCGTCGTGATCGCCTCCTCCACCTCCGGCTACTCGATGACGGAGATGGCCGTGCAGGCGGCGAACCCCGAGCGGCTGGTCGTGGGCCACCCCTTCAACCCGCCGTACCTGATCCCGCTGGTCGAGGTGGTCGGCGGGGAAGCCACCGACCCGGCGGCCGTGCAGTGGGCCTCGCAGTGGTACGAGCACCTGGGCAAGTCCGTGATCACCATGGATCGCGAGGTGCCCGGCTTCATCGCCAACCGCCTGCAGGAGGCGCTGTGGCGCGAGGCCCTGCACATGGTCGACAACGGCGAGGCGACGGTCGAGCAGATCGACCGCTCCATCACCGACGGCCCCGGCCTG from Brachybacterium sacelli includes the following:
- a CDS encoding TetR family transcriptional regulator C-terminal domain-containing protein — protein: MTEESQTGDADGVRARVRTCIADSGLAQREFARRLELDETKLSKSLRGTRRFSPAELVRIATVGGVTVNWLISGSDSASGPAAVPAAASLPRKIRETPEQVRRRQEIVESGWRLFASRGLHGVRISEIAADCGVSTAAVYYYFASKRELFEETLRYSVKLAFDRQVASLHLITGPRERLEHLIGLQLPTGSAGSHEFSIWLQSWSEVAVGAGSQQNQADAYQRWYRTVFDVLREGQQAGVFVADPLEDLTTQLTSLLDGLGIKVLVGTLGVEQMRTQLHRFIGRVVLTESETPLCPAPGTNASSETSETSESSETSETSETSETSETSETSETTQTPETAPTPETDSTPHERDHP
- a CDS encoding 3-keto-5-aminohexanoate cleavage protein translates to MSRKVILTCALTGAGDTTGKSEHVPVTPEQIAADAIAAARAGASVVHVHVRDVATGQGSRDVELYREVVRLVGASDVDPVINLTAGMGGDLVIDPSDPTAQLPGTDLVSGLERLPHVEQLLPEICTIDCGSLNFGEGSQIYVSTPDMLREGAARIKELGVKPEMEIFDTGQLWFANVMVAEGLIAPPPLYQLCMGIPYGAPASPGLLNAMVHLLPEGAQWTSFAIGRDQLRWVAQSVLLGGHVRVGLEDNLYLRKGVKATNAQLVEEAGKIIDSLGDAVATPDEARDILQLDRKAGAA
- a CDS encoding 3-hydroxyacyl-CoA dehydrogenase NAD-binding domain-containing protein, whose amino-acid sequence is MTDDASTPTTPATPAPESITTIACVGIGTIGGGWAAYFLARGYRVQAWDPSPEAGNRVRRLIDAAWPALTQLGLSENADPENISVHTDLAEALDGAQFVQESAPEVLEMKQQLLADIDAHAADGVVIASSTSGYSMTEMAVQAANPERLVVGHPFNPPYLIPLVEVVGGEATDPAAVQWASQWYEHLGKSVITMDREVPGFIANRLQEALWREALHMVDNGEATVEQIDRSITDGPGLRWPLQGPMLTFHLAGGPGGMAHMLDHFGPSLKSPWTRLEAPELTDELRESVVAGCDEEAAGRSVPDLVAERDRAIIAVRQVIDQLRRDAA